One window from the genome of Fulvivirga lutea encodes:
- a CDS encoding GTP-binding protein, with translation MLNILKRSKKLPVTVLSGFLGAGKTTLLNHILNNRQGLKVAVIVNDMSEVNIDEKLIANGAKLSRTDEKLVEMSNGCICCTLREDLMIEVEKLAKMNKFDYLLIESTGISEPIPVAQTFSFATGDELYDLTKFSKLDTMVTVVDAFNFFKDFGSADTVLDRNMTDDDQDHRSIVNLLTDQVEFANVILLNKTDLVNEVQLGLLENTIHKLNPTAKIIRTSNSQIDPKEILNTGLFDYDVAEQSAGWQKELELAQKGISHSPETEEYGIGSFVYRQAKPFHPQRFLEYAARSFPPSVVRSKGIFWLASRPEYALLWSQAGGSMKAEIYGRWWVSVSMRERAMNPNYLEHQEELQAKWDKKWGDRMTELVFIGMDMDKEKIVSELDQCLLSEVEIKEMEEGIGFEDNWPL, from the coding sequence ATGCTGAATATATTAAAGCGGTCAAAAAAGCTACCGGTTACAGTTCTTAGTGGATTTCTAGGAGCCGGTAAGACTACGCTCCTCAATCACATACTTAACAACCGTCAAGGATTAAAGGTAGCTGTGATTGTCAACGATATGAGTGAAGTAAATATTGATGAAAAGCTCATAGCTAATGGTGCCAAACTTTCGAGAACGGATGAAAAGTTGGTGGAAATGAGTAATGGTTGTATTTGCTGCACACTTCGTGAAGATTTGATGATCGAAGTGGAGAAACTAGCAAAAATGAACAAATTCGATTATTTATTGATTGAAAGCACCGGTATCTCTGAACCTATTCCGGTGGCTCAGACTTTCTCTTTTGCTACAGGCGATGAGTTGTATGATCTCACCAAGTTTAGTAAACTGGACACTATGGTAACGGTAGTTGATGCCTTCAATTTCTTTAAGGATTTTGGAAGTGCCGATACTGTTTTGGATCGCAACATGACTGATGATGATCAAGACCATCGATCCATAGTTAATTTACTTACAGATCAGGTTGAATTTGCCAACGTGATTTTACTTAACAAAACTGATCTGGTCAATGAAGTTCAGCTTGGATTACTAGAAAATACAATTCATAAACTAAATCCAACTGCCAAGATTATTCGAACATCAAATAGCCAAATAGACCCGAAAGAAATTCTCAATACGGGATTATTTGATTACGATGTGGCAGAACAATCAGCTGGATGGCAAAAGGAATTAGAACTAGCGCAAAAAGGAATTTCGCATAGCCCTGAAACAGAAGAATATGGTATAGGCTCATTCGTTTATCGACAAGCTAAACCATTTCATCCACAACGATTTTTAGAATATGCGGCCCGCAGTTTTCCGCCATCTGTGGTTCGTAGTAAGGGCATATTCTGGTTAGCCTCAAGACCTGAATATGCCCTCCTGTGGAGTCAGGCTGGAGGCTCAATGAAAGCCGAAATATATGGAAGGTGGTGGGTCAGTGTCTCCATGCGAGAACGTGCCATGAATCCTAACTATCTAGAGCATCAGGAAGAGTTACAGGCCAAATGGGATAAAAAATGGGGCGATCGCATGACCGAGCTTGTGTTCATCGGCATGGATATGGATAAAGAAAAAATTGTATCTGAATTAGATCAATGCTTGTTGAGTGAGGTGGAGATTAAGGAGATGGAGGAAGGAATTGGATTTGAAGACAATTGGCCGTTATGA
- the hemC gene encoding hydroxymethylbilane synthase, with the protein MDKIKIGTRGSKLALWQAYHIQDLLAAAGLESEIITIETIGDKILDVSIAKIGSKGVFTEEIEEQLSIGTIDIAVHSAKDMQSVLPDGFELIAFTEREVVNDVLVSEKSDISLSDENLVIGTSSTRRVALLKHYYPHIKTVPVRGNLQTRIQKMKDGACDALLLAYAGMHRMGYSSLIRKRLDLDEFIPAVGQGSVAIECYKSINPEKKQAIKKAVSHPQTEIRLETERAFLRTLEGGCSIPVFGLADLDNKTVKMKGGIVSLDGQEIIIKEVTGSAEDAKSLGEKLANEVLNAGGAEILKEIKEELKK; encoded by the coding sequence ATGGATAAAATAAAAATAGGAACGAGGGGAAGCAAGCTCGCATTATGGCAAGCTTATCACATTCAAGACTTGTTAGCTGCGGCAGGATTAGAATCTGAGATTATCACCATTGAAACCATAGGCGATAAAATACTTGACGTAAGTATTGCTAAAATTGGAAGTAAAGGTGTGTTTACCGAAGAAATAGAAGAGCAGTTAAGCATTGGCACAATAGATATTGCTGTGCATAGTGCCAAAGATATGCAGTCGGTTTTACCTGATGGATTTGAGCTCATTGCATTCACTGAGAGAGAAGTTGTTAATGATGTTTTAGTTAGTGAAAAATCAGATATAAGCCTTAGCGATGAAAACCTAGTGATTGGTACTTCTTCCACAAGGCGCGTAGCACTATTGAAACACTACTATCCGCATATTAAGACTGTGCCTGTAAGAGGGAATCTGCAAACAAGAATCCAGAAAATGAAAGATGGTGCTTGTGATGCTTTACTATTGGCGTATGCAGGAATGCATCGAATGGGTTACAGCTCATTAATTAGAAAAAGGCTTGACCTTGATGAGTTTATTCCAGCGGTTGGTCAGGGTAGCGTGGCTATTGAATGTTATAAATCAATAAATCCTGAGAAAAAACAAGCAATAAAAAAGGCCGTTTCCCACCCTCAAACTGAAATAAGATTGGAAACCGAGCGTGCATTTTTGAGAACACTGGAAGGCGGCTGTAGCATACCAGTATTTGGACTCGCGGATCTCGATAACAAAACAGTGAAAATGAAAGGCGGTATCGTTAGTCTGGATGGGCAAGAAATAATAATTAAGGAAGTGACAGGCTCCGCTGAAGATGCCAAGAGCCTGGGCGAAAAATTAGCCAATGAGGTATTAAATGCTGGTGGAGCGGAAATTTTAAAAGAAATAAAAGAAGAATTAAAGAAGTAA
- a CDS encoding DUF5916 domain-containing protein, producing the protein MKFFYYVFLTIVFFKTITCFAQDDQNFPPPQNPPSVTAQKATGQIKIDGKLIEGDWQNAKVVKEFFRMEPRQGRDYLYDTEVRLLYDEKNLYIGAFCKDSLGKSGVRVQDLRRDFDSNENDIFFVQLDPQNLKQYCVSFQTTPYGNQRDLQNFNDNNTDNDWNALWSVRTQRTDSGYYAEFAIPFKSIRYEDTGQDTQPSWGITFSRLARRDYEQTVFPAIPQSFSPYRMTYAATLEGLELPEPSANIRVEPYTLFQYDRIEDGDGTSTKSDMKFGGDVKWAINPQSVLDLTFNTDFAQADVDRAVNNLERFNIFFPERRQFFLENSGIWAGANNRAVVPFFSRTIGLQGNFNAEPARINAGGRYTMRNENRSIAGLYINQAETENSAGASFMVGRYLQNYGNENNIGVMVTHRLDQQSQELGVRQSDNTTITLDGFVRPKDTWNVSYLVSGSRDNSNDTLGIAGRIAVQTRTNKYYLGYITDIVSEDYNPDMGFVFQKNVVRHSPGGYYIWRPKKTPWIRRSDPGFFFNYNHDFNDPSQFQQASIYIFPVYTWFKDNSFVEVSMTPTWQNINFEFAPLGIPIPQDQYFYTRYLIRYNTDQSKKWSLSGTYDFGNFYNGQRQTFSAFGRLAPIPHIAITAYYERNDLTSLGENREDLTTHLTTIGSRFALNPRVQLSAFYQYNTFDEQGRWNVRASWEYRPLSFIYLVFNDTRIDQFETPFEEQQFIGKLTFLKQF; encoded by the coding sequence ATGAAATTCTTCTATTACGTTTTTTTGACTATTGTGTTTTTCAAAACTATCACTTGTTTTGCTCAAGATGACCAAAATTTCCCACCTCCACAAAACCCACCTTCTGTTACAGCACAAAAAGCAACCGGACAGATTAAAATTGATGGTAAGCTTATTGAGGGTGATTGGCAAAACGCAAAGGTTGTAAAAGAGTTCTTTCGTATGGAGCCTAGACAGGGAAGAGATTATCTATACGATACGGAAGTAAGACTGCTTTACGATGAAAAAAATTTATATATTGGAGCATTTTGCAAGGATTCTTTAGGGAAAAGCGGTGTTAGGGTTCAGGATTTAAGGAGAGACTTTGACTCTAATGAAAACGATATTTTTTTTGTACAGCTAGACCCACAAAACCTGAAACAGTATTGTGTTTCTTTCCAAACAACACCTTATGGTAACCAAAGAGACCTTCAAAATTTCAATGACAACAATACCGATAATGACTGGAATGCTCTGTGGTCAGTTCGAACTCAACGAACAGATTCCGGATATTATGCTGAATTTGCCATCCCATTCAAGTCTATCAGATATGAAGATACCGGGCAAGACACACAGCCTAGTTGGGGGATTACATTCAGCCGATTAGCTCGAAGAGATTATGAGCAAACTGTATTTCCAGCCATTCCTCAATCATTCTCACCTTATCGCATGACCTATGCCGCTACGTTAGAAGGGCTTGAGCTTCCTGAACCAAGTGCGAACATAAGAGTAGAACCTTATACTCTTTTTCAATACGACAGGATTGAAGATGGTGATGGCACCTCAACCAAAAGCGATATGAAATTTGGAGGTGATGTAAAGTGGGCTATTAATCCTCAATCAGTATTAGACCTTACTTTTAACACTGACTTCGCCCAAGCTGATGTGGATCGGGCGGTTAATAACCTGGAGCGATTTAACATTTTCTTCCCAGAAAGACGGCAATTCTTTCTGGAGAATTCGGGCATTTGGGCGGGGGCAAATAATAGAGCTGTTGTTCCATTTTTTAGTAGAACCATTGGCTTGCAAGGGAACTTCAACGCTGAGCCTGCCAGAATTAATGCCGGTGGCCGCTACACTATGCGCAATGAGAACAGGTCTATTGCAGGATTATATATCAATCAGGCCGAAACGGAGAATTCAGCTGGAGCCAGCTTTATGGTAGGCCGTTACCTTCAAAACTATGGGAATGAAAACAACATCGGTGTAATGGTGACCCATCGCCTCGATCAACAATCACAAGAATTAGGCGTTCGCCAAAGTGACAATACAACCATAACTTTAGATGGGTTTGTAAGACCAAAAGATACATGGAATGTCTCCTACCTTGTATCAGGCTCGAGAGATAATTCTAATGACACATTAGGAATTGCCGGACGGATTGCCGTGCAGACCCGTACCAATAAGTACTATTTGGGATATATTACTGATATAGTATCGGAAGACTACAACCCAGATATGGGTTTTGTATTTCAGAAAAATGTAGTTCGCCACAGTCCCGGTGGGTACTACATTTGGCGCCCAAAAAAAACACCTTGGATTAGACGATCAGACCCGGGATTTTTTTTTAATTACAATCATGATTTTAATGACCCTAGCCAATTTCAACAAGCAAGCATCTACATTTTTCCAGTATACACATGGTTTAAAGACAATAGCTTCGTAGAAGTTTCAATGACACCAACATGGCAAAATATAAATTTTGAATTTGCTCCTCTCGGGATTCCAATTCCGCAAGATCAATACTTTTATACACGTTATTTAATTCGGTATAATACCGATCAATCTAAGAAGTGGTCATTATCAGGTACTTATGATTTTGGTAATTTCTATAATGGGCAGAGACAGACCTTTAGTGCTTTTGGCCGTTTAGCCCCTATTCCACATATCGCTATAACAGCCTATTATGAGCGTAATGATCTTACTAGTCTCGGTGAGAATCGCGAAGATTTAACCACACATCTCACCACCATTGGTTCTCGGTTTGCTTTAAATCCCAGAGTGCAGTTATCGGCTTTTTATCAGTACAATACCTTTGATGAGCAAGGTCGATGGAATGTGCGGGCAAGCTGGGAGTATCGACCACTTTCATTTATTTATCTAGTATTCAATGATACCCGAATCGATCAGTTTGAAACTCCGTTTGAAGAGCAACAATTCATAGGTAAGCTGACTTTTCTCAAGCAATTTTAA
- the lpcA gene encoding D-sedoheptulose 7-phosphate isomerase has translation MDKKLIITQELLHAQDVLEKFIKDPVCIANVEAAADLLANSIKSGGKAISCGNGGSHCDAMHFAEELTGRFRDNRNPLPAVAISDPSYMSCVGNDYGFDYVFSRFVEGLATDKDVLLAISTSGNSKNVIHAIEAAKKKGAKVIALTGNGGGKMVGMADVEICVPHFGYADRVQEVHIKIIHILILLVEKLVA, from the coding sequence ATGGACAAGAAGCTCATTATTACTCAGGAGCTATTACACGCACAAGACGTTTTAGAGAAATTTATTAAAGATCCGGTATGCATTGCTAATGTTGAGGCAGCCGCTGACTTATTGGCTAACAGTATAAAGTCTGGTGGTAAAGCTATTTCATGTGGTAATGGAGGCTCTCATTGCGATGCCATGCATTTTGCTGAGGAGTTAACCGGTCGTTTTAGAGATAATCGTAACCCTTTGCCAGCTGTAGCTATTTCAGACCCAAGTTATATGTCGTGCGTGGGTAACGATTATGGTTTTGATTATGTCTTTTCTCGATTTGTGGAGGGCTTGGCAACCGATAAAGATGTGCTATTAGCTATTAGCACTAGCGGTAATTCAAAAAACGTGATTCATGCGATAGAAGCTGCCAAGAAAAAAGGAGCAAAGGTGATTGCACTTACTGGTAATGGTGGTGGTAAAATGGTGGGCATGGCTGATGTGGAGATTTGTGTTCCCCATTTTGGTTATGCCGATAGGGTGCAGGAAGTACACATCAAAATCATTCATATTCTTATTTTACTCGTTGAAAAACTAGTTGCTTAA
- a CDS encoding ABC transporter ATP-binding protein produces the protein MKVFFRIFSYAKNLRLYVPQYVIFTILSVTFSVFNLALLIPLLNVLFGQEKTVVYAKPEGFELSTSYLTDSFNYHFSQIIINYGPKDALLFVCSIVLVSVFFTNIFRYLAAIISAKIRLDVVKYLRMDVYDKVSRMHLGFFSTERKGDLISRVTNDVQEVEVSVLNSPKSMFREPMTIIIYFIALFTISVELTLFTILILPTAGGALGYLVRKLKRKAVQSQESLGRIVNILDETLGGMRIIKAFNARDYVSDKINQETDYYRRVNLSYSYRKELGSPISEFLGIGIVTVILWFGGSMVLDNESSINAAQFITYLAIFSQIISPAKAFSQGISGVQKGIVSGERIFQVVDNVPAIQNKPNAKVLTGFENSLTFENASFAYEPGNYVLKGINLEIKKGQTVALVGQSGGGKSTLADLIPRFYDVTDGDIKIDGISIRDCEVDSVRKQMGIVTQESILFNDTIFNNIAFGLDEANEEDVINAAKIANAHNFISDLENGYQTNIGERGMKLSGGQRQRISIARAVLKNPPILILDEATSALDSESEQLVQEALANLMKNRTSVVIAHRLSTIQHADEIIVIQSGEIIERGGHEELLAKGGIYKKLNAMQNT, from the coding sequence ATGAAAGTATTTTTTCGAATATTCAGTTACGCCAAAAATTTAAGACTTTATGTCCCTCAATATGTGATCTTCACAATTCTGAGCGTAACCTTTAGCGTATTTAACCTGGCATTATTAATACCGCTCTTAAATGTTCTCTTCGGGCAGGAAAAAACTGTAGTATACGCCAAGCCGGAAGGCTTTGAATTAAGCACATCGTATTTAACGGATTCATTCAACTATCACTTTTCACAAATAATCATCAACTATGGGCCAAAGGATGCGCTTCTGTTTGTTTGCTCCATTGTTTTAGTGTCTGTGTTCTTTACTAATATTTTCAGGTACCTGGCAGCTATTATAAGTGCAAAGATTAGGTTGGATGTAGTGAAGTACTTACGTATGGATGTATACGATAAAGTATCACGCATGCATTTGGGCTTCTTTAGTACAGAACGTAAAGGGGATTTAATCTCCAGGGTAACGAACGATGTCCAAGAGGTAGAAGTATCTGTATTAAACAGTCCGAAGTCGATGTTCCGAGAACCAATGACGATCATCATTTACTTCATTGCACTTTTTACTATTTCTGTAGAGCTTACTTTATTTACAATATTAATACTTCCAACAGCAGGTGGAGCCCTTGGTTATTTGGTGAGGAAACTAAAAAGAAAAGCCGTTCAAAGTCAGGAGTCATTGGGTCGTATTGTAAACATTTTGGATGAGACATTAGGCGGCATGCGAATTATCAAAGCTTTCAATGCACGTGATTATGTGAGCGATAAAATCAATCAGGAAACAGATTATTACAGAAGAGTTAACTTATCCTATTCATATAGAAAAGAATTGGGTTCGCCTATTTCAGAGTTCTTAGGCATCGGTATTGTTACGGTTATTTTATGGTTTGGTGGTTCAATGGTATTGGATAATGAGTCTTCCATAAATGCCGCTCAGTTTATAACATATCTGGCTATTTTTTCACAGATTATCTCACCAGCCAAAGCATTTTCACAAGGTATTTCTGGAGTGCAAAAGGGTATAGTTTCTGGGGAAAGAATTTTTCAGGTGGTTGATAATGTGCCTGCCATACAGAATAAGCCAAATGCTAAGGTGTTAACCGGCTTTGAGAATAGCCTGACATTTGAAAATGCATCATTTGCTTACGAACCTGGCAATTATGTACTGAAAGGCATCAACCTCGAAATTAAAAAAGGGCAAACAGTGGCTCTAGTTGGCCAGTCAGGCGGGGGTAAATCTACATTAGCAGACTTGATACCGCGATTTTATGATGTTACTGATGGCGATATTAAAATTGATGGCATATCCATCCGGGATTGCGAAGTGGATTCCGTAAGAAAACAGATGGGTATTGTAACACAGGAATCTATTCTGTTTAATGATACCATCTTTAATAACATAGCTTTTGGTCTTGATGAGGCTAATGAAGAAGATGTGATCAATGCAGCTAAAATTGCCAATGCACATAATTTTATTTCCGATCTGGAAAACGGATATCAAACTAATATTGGTGAGCGCGGCATGAAGCTTTCCGGTGGACAAAGGCAGCGAATAAGTATCGCAAGAGCGGTTTTAAAGAACCCGCCAATTCTAATCTTAGATGAGGCAACTTCTGCACTTGATTCTGAATCTGAGCAACTGGTGCAAGAAGCACTGGCTAACTTAATGAAGAATAGAACTTCTGTAGTTATTGCGCACAGATTAAGCACAATACAGCATGCCGATGAAATTATTGTTATTCAGAGTGGCGAAATCATTGAAAGAGGAGGCCATGAAGAGCTTCTGGCTAAGGGCGGGATTTATAAAAAACTGAACGCCATGCAAAATACTTAG
- a CDS encoding DNA polymerase III subunit, with product MRFSEIAGLEEKKKQLIGAVKNNNVAHAQLFAGKEGSPNLPMAIAYASYLNCESPTDDDSCGECPSCSKNSKYVHPDVHFVFPVSATKDIKSDEAISEKFMPDWRKYLTSTPFGNLDAWTAVYGGENKQVNISKRESREIIKRLSLKAFEGKYKIMIVWLPEYMHTTAANGILKILEEPPEDTVFILVSNDYDRLLTTITSRTQMVTIPPFDDSAIIELLVKEGIDQEQANKIAPVADGDLNTALRIANNLEDDSHELFANWMRSCFKRDFGSLVQLSEDYHKTSKLSQRSLFKYALSIYREALIYQNAPQINKVNGQVLEFTKKFSAALDETKISKISTLISEALYHLERNGSPKMIFLDLSLQIAGSIK from the coding sequence ATGAGATTTTCTGAAATAGCAGGTTTAGAGGAAAAGAAAAAGCAGCTCATTGGTGCAGTAAAGAATAATAATGTAGCTCATGCTCAATTATTTGCTGGCAAGGAAGGTAGCCCCAACTTACCAATGGCTATAGCTTATGCATCTTATCTTAATTGTGAAAGCCCAACAGATGATGACTCGTGTGGTGAATGCCCGAGTTGTTCTAAAAACTCAAAATATGTACACCCTGATGTGCATTTTGTGTTTCCGGTAAGTGCTACAAAAGATATAAAGTCTGATGAAGCGATAAGCGAAAAATTTATGCCCGATTGGCGTAAATATTTAACCTCTACACCCTTTGGAAATCTGGATGCCTGGACGGCAGTTTATGGCGGGGAGAACAAACAGGTAAATATTTCAAAACGTGAGAGTAGAGAGATCATCAAAAGACTTTCATTAAAAGCATTTGAAGGTAAGTACAAAATAATGATTGTTTGGCTACCGGAATATATGCACACTACTGCTGCTAACGGCATTCTAAAAATACTCGAAGAACCACCAGAAGATACGGTATTCATTCTGGTATCTAATGACTACGATAGGCTTTTAACTACCATCACTTCAAGAACTCAGATGGTAACAATTCCGCCATTTGATGATTCTGCCATCATAGAATTATTGGTAAAGGAGGGCATTGATCAAGAGCAGGCAAATAAAATTGCCCCTGTGGCAGATGGCGACCTAAACACAGCACTTCGCATTGCCAATAACTTAGAAGATGATAGTCATGAATTATTTGCTAACTGGATGCGCTCTTGTTTTAAGCGTGATTTTGGCTCACTCGTTCAGCTTTCTGAAGATTATCACAAAACTAGTAAGCTATCGCAACGTAGTTTATTTAAATATGCACTTTCCATTTACAGAGAGGCTTTAATTTATCAGAATGCCCCTCAAATAAATAAAGTGAATGGGCAGGTTTTAGAATTCACCAAGAAGTTTAGTGCAGCATTGGATGAAACCAAAATTTCTAAAATCTCTACATTAATAAGCGAAGCGTTGTATCATTTAGAAAGGAATGGAAGTCCTAAAATGATATTCCTTGATTTATCACTTCAAATAGCCGGAAGCATTAAATAA
- a CDS encoding GlmU family protein, whose translation MNIILFDDPTIRKSLLPLTYTRPVSEIRVGILTITEKWQKRFDNPVSYRTEDYLSAKYPEVTEEKNLFINGALCPDGKLIAAINKLGDNEALIKNRTTLAAKCSELNLADLSSLKTTEYEIEVALINQPWKIFKQNAAQIQEDFTLITKGRSSATITDLHTVTYGKENIFIEEGASIRSAIINAENGPVYIGKNSHIHEGAIIKGSFALCEGAHVNMGAKIKGDSTIGPFSKVGGEVSNSVIFGYSNKGHDGFIGNTVIGQWCNLGADTNTSNLKNNYDTVKLWSYEKGGFKDSGEQFCGLIMGDHSKCGINTMFNTGTVVGVSSNIFGSGFPRNFIPSFAWGGAAGFTTFQKPKADEVAERVMARRNIDYTEQEKEIMHHIFELSADYRIWDKK comes from the coding sequence ATGAACATAATACTGTTTGATGATCCGACCATCAGAAAATCGCTTTTGCCTCTAACTTATACCAGGCCTGTTTCTGAAATACGTGTAGGAATACTAACAATTACTGAAAAATGGCAGAAGAGATTTGATAATCCTGTTTCTTACAGAACGGAAGATTATCTCTCAGCCAAATACCCTGAAGTAACTGAAGAAAAGAATTTATTTATTAATGGTGCTTTGTGTCCGGATGGAAAACTAATAGCTGCAATTAATAAACTTGGAGATAACGAAGCTTTAATAAAAAACAGAACAACATTAGCAGCAAAATGTAGCGAACTGAATTTAGCCGACCTTTCCTCATTAAAGACAACAGAATATGAAATTGAAGTTGCTTTGATCAACCAGCCATGGAAGATTTTTAAACAAAACGCTGCTCAAATTCAGGAAGACTTTACCTTAATAACAAAAGGAAGATCATCAGCAACTATCACAGATTTACATACCGTTACATACGGGAAAGAAAATATATTTATTGAAGAAGGCGCCTCTATTAGATCTGCCATCATCAATGCTGAAAATGGCCCTGTTTATATTGGGAAGAATAGTCATATTCACGAAGGCGCCATTATTAAAGGTTCATTTGCGCTTTGCGAAGGTGCCCACGTAAATATGGGAGCTAAAATTAAAGGTGACAGCACCATAGGCCCATTTTCTAAAGTGGGTGGTGAAGTAAGCAACTCGGTAATTTTTGGGTATAGTAATAAAGGACACGATGGTTTTATAGGAAATACAGTCATTGGCCAATGGTGTAATTTGGGTGCCGATACCAATACCTCCAACCTCAAAAACAACTATGACACCGTAAAGCTGTGGAGTTACGAAAAAGGTGGATTTAAAGATTCTGGTGAGCAATTCTGCGGGTTAATTATGGGTGATCATTCTAAATGCGGCATCAATACCATGTTCAATACTGGAACGGTAGTGGGTGTGTCTTCCAATATTTTTGGTTCTGGCTTCCCGCGTAATTTTATACCTTCTTTTGCTTGGGGCGGAGCAGCAGGCTTTACTACATTTCAAAAACCAAAAGCTGATGAAGTAGCAGAAAGAGTAATGGCCAGAAGAAATATTGATTACACAGAGCAGGAAAAGGAAATCATGCATCACATTTTTGAATTATCTGCTGACTACAGAATTTGGGATAAGAAATGA
- a CDS encoding MerC domain-containing protein, producing MTEKSIWIDKLGICLSLCCGVKCLVTTIILGLGTFDIFNFILNEQVELAISASLLLIGITAMLPQFIIHHNYGFMGLFIGGFVLLKISENITMLWVQLVLLFLGVLVIIGAHYLNLKSKRKHAEYIKAVKKATGYSS from the coding sequence ATGACTGAAAAATCTATTTGGATTGACAAATTAGGGATCTGTCTTTCCTTATGTTGTGGTGTGAAATGCTTGGTTACCACCATTATTTTAGGTCTAGGCACATTTGACATTTTTAATTTCATACTCAATGAACAAGTAGAGTTAGCCATATCTGCGAGCCTATTACTTATTGGCATCACAGCAATGCTGCCTCAGTTCATTATACACCATAATTATGGTTTCATGGGACTTTTTATTGGTGGTTTCGTCCTATTAAAAATCAGTGAAAACATAACCATGCTATGGGTGCAATTGGTCCTTCTATTCCTGGGAGTTCTTGTAATCATTGGAGCCCATTATTTAAATCTAAAATCAAAAAGAAAACATGCTGAATATATTAAAGCGGTCAAAAAAGCTACCGGTTACAGTTCTTAG
- a CDS encoding type B 50S ribosomal protein L31, with protein MKKDIHPNYREVIFHDTSSDFKFMTKSTIDTNETMKWEDGNEYPLVKVEVSSASHPFYTGKKLFVDTAGRVEKFNKKYKK; from the coding sequence ATGAAAAAAGATATACATCCTAATTACAGAGAAGTTATTTTCCACGATACTTCAAGTGATTTCAAATTTATGACGAAATCTACCATTGACACGAATGAAACAATGAAGTGGGAAGATGGCAATGAATACCCTTTAGTAAAAGTGGAAGTAAGCTCTGCTTCTCACCCATTTTACACTGGTAAGAAATTATTCGTTGATACTGCTGGTAGAGTAGAGAAATTCAACAAAAAATATAAGAAGTAA